The Nocardia sp. BMG51109 nucleotide sequence GGTTTCATGCCGAGCGGCGATCCGACCACGCGCCCGGTCGGCACCGCGACCTTCGACCTCGCCGCGGTGGACCCGGCGGTGCTCGGCAGGCTGCTGGCCGAGGCGCCGGGGCTGCTGCGGGTCGAGGGCGGCGCGGTATCGCACGTGAGTTTCGAGACCGACACCATTTCGCACGCCCCGCAGATCTCCATTTATGCCGGCAACAGCTTCGACGAGAGCGGCTACCTGGAGACCACCCCGGCCGGCGACATGGTGCGGGTTTCCCCGTTCGGCGGATAGCCGGCGACAGTGAGTAGGTATCCGAGTGAATCATCCGGACGGCACGCCCAGGCGTCGGATCGCGGCGAGGTGACGCCGTGAGCCCGGCGCGCAACAGCGGCCTGCGGGTGCGGGACGCGGACCGGGTGGACGCCTGCGCCCTCCTCGATACCGCCCGCGACGACGGCCAGCTCACGGCGGACGAGCACGGCGAGCGAACGGCCGCGGCGTTGCGCGCCAAGACCTTCGGCGATCTCGATGCGCTGGTAGCCGACCTGCAGATCCCCCGCAACCTGGTCCGGAGCGCGGTGGTGAACCCGCGGCGGCGGCAGCGGTCGCGCCGGTGGGTGCTCGCCGGCGCCGCCGTGGCCGCCGCGGCGGCGGTCGGCGCGCTGGCCGGGGTGGTGGCCACCGATCGGCCCGGATCATCCGGCTCGGATCTGCCCGACCTGACCACGGCGCGCGGCATCGAGACGTTCCTCGCCGACTACCGCGCGCACTTCGGTGACCTGATGGTCGACGAACTGACCCTGCATCCGGAGCACGCCTCGTTCGAACGCGCGGCCGAGGGTGGCACCGGACGTTTCTCCTACCGTGGGGAATTCGCCGACTCGTCGGTGACCGACCGCGATCCGGACGTGCGGCCCTTCGATCTCGGCGCGATCGACGTGCCCCTGCTGGCGCGTTATCTGGCCGGTGCGCCGCAGACCGTCGGCGCCCCGGGCGGCGCCGTCACCTACCTCATCGTCCAGCGCTCGACGGACCTGCCCGACGAGGGTCCGGTGCTGTCGATCTACACCAAGGGCGCGGCCGGAAGCGGATATATGACGATCAGCCCGTCCGGTGAGCCGCTGAGCGTCTACCGCGCGAGTCGCTGAGCCGGTCCCGGACCGGTCGAGTGGGACGGCCTTCGAAGAAACTTCACCGGCCGGGAATGGATGACGCGCGCCGCTCGTTGTCCGGATCAAGGCAGTGGTTGAGCGTGGCAGACTCAAGTTCGAGGTTGACTCGACTGTGGTCGACAGGCAG carries:
- a CDS encoding DUF1707 domain-containing protein: MSPARNSGLRVRDADRVDACALLDTARDDGQLTADEHGERTAAALRAKTFGDLDALVADLQIPRNLVRSAVVNPRRRQRSRRWVLAGAAVAAAAAVGALAGVVATDRPGSSGSDLPDLTTARGIETFLADYRAHFGDLMVDELTLHPEHASFERAAEGGTGRFSYRGEFADSSVTDRDPDVRPFDLGAIDVPLLARYLAGAPQTVGAPGGAVTYLIVQRSTDLPDEGPVLSIYTKGAAGSGYMTISPSGEPLSVYRASR